The following proteins are co-located in the Prionailurus viverrinus isolate Anna chromosome A1, UM_Priviv_1.0, whole genome shotgun sequence genome:
- the FGFR4 gene encoding fibroblast growth factor receptor 4 isoform X4: protein MKWNQPDLEGKDHSRKKESYVQRPREPCLAPSAEQQEQELTVALGQPVRLCCGRAERGGHWYKEGSRLAPAGRVRGWRGRLEIASFLPEDAGCYLCLARGSMLVLHNVTLVVDDSLTSSNGNKDPKAHGNPSNGHIYPQQAPYWTHPQRMEKKLHAVPAGNTVKFRCPAAGNPMPTIRWLKDGKDFHGEHRIGGIRLRHQHWSLVMESVVPSDRGTYTCLVENSMGSIRYSYLLDVLERSPHRPILQAGLPANTTAVVGSDVELLCKVYSDAQPHIQWLKHIVINGSSFGADGFPYVQVLKTADINSSEVEVLYLRNVSAEDAGEYTCLAGNSIGLSYQSAWLTVLPEEDLTWTAPAPEARYTDIILYVSGSLALVVLLLLAGLYRGQILISRHPRRPATVQKLSRFPLARQFSLESGSSAKSSSSLVRGVRLSSSGPPLLAGLVSLDLPLDPLWEFPRDRLVLGKPLGEGCFGQVVRAEAFGMDPARPDQASTVAVKMLKDNASDKDLADLVSEMEVMKLIGRHKNIINLLGVCTQEGPLYVIVECAAKGNLREFLRARRPPGPDLSPDGPRSSEGPLSFPALVSCAYQVARGMQYLESRKCIHRDLAARNVLVTEDNVMKIADFGLARGVHHIDYYKKTSNGRLPVKWMAPEALFDRVYTHQSDVWSFGILLWEIFTLGGSPYPGIPVEELFSLLREGHRMDRPPNCPPELYGLMRECWHAAPSQRPTFKQLVEALDKVLLAVSEEYLDLRLTFGPYSPAGGDASSTCSSNDSVFCHDPLPLGPSSFSFPGVQT, encoded by the exons AGCCCTGCCTGGCCCCCAGCGCAGAGCAGCAAGAGCAGGAGCTGACCGTGGCCCTTGGGCAGCCTGTGCGGTTATGCTGTGGGCGGGCTGAGCGTGGTGGCCACTGGTACAAGGAGGGCAGTCGCCTAGCACCTGCTGGCCGGGTACGAGGCTGGAGGGGCCGCTTGGAGATCGCCAGCTTCCTACCGGAGGATGCTGGCTGCTACCTCTGCCTGGCACGAGGCTCCATGCTTGTCCTGCACAATGTTACCTTGGTTGTGGATG ACTCCTTGACCTCCAGCAATGGTAATAAGGACCCTAAGGCCCACGGGAACCCCTCGAATGGGCACATTTACCCCCAGCAAG caCCCTACTGGACACACCCTCAGCGCATGGAGAAGAAACTGCATGCAGTGCCTGCTGGGAACACTGTAAAGTTCCGCTGTCCAGCTGCAGGCAACCCCATGCCCACCATCCGCTGGCTCAAGGATGGAAAGGATTTCCACGGGGAGCATCGCATTGGAGGCATTCGG CTGCGCCACCAGCACTGGAGCCTGGTGATGGAAAGTGTGGTGCCCTCGGACCGTGGCACATACACTTGCCTCGTGGAGAACTCTATGGGCAGCATCCGCTACAGCTATCTGCTGGATGTGCTGG AGCGGTCCCCGCACCGGCCCATCCTGCAGGCGGGGCTCCCAGCCAACACCACAGCTGTGGTAGGCAGCGACGTAGAGCTGCTGTGCAAGGTATACAGCGACGCCCAACCCCACATCCAGTGGCTGAAGCACATCGTCATCAATGGCAGCAGTTTCGGTGCCGACGGCTTCCCCTACGTGCAAGTCCTGAAG ACAGCAGACATCAATAGCTCAGAGGTGGAGGTCCTATACCTTCGGAACGTGTCAGCCGAGGACGCAGGCGAATACACCTGCCTGGCAGGCAACTCCATTGGCCTCTCCTACCAGTCAGCCTGGCTCACGGTGCTGCCAG AGGAGGACCTCACATGGACAGCACCAGCACCTGAAGCCAGGTACACGGACATCATCCTGTACGTGTCAGGCTCTCTGGCATTGGTTGTCCTCCTGCTGCTGGCCGGGCTATATCGAGGGCAGATACTCATCAGCCGGCACCCTAGGCGGCCCGCCACTGTGCAGAAGCTGTCCCGCTTCCCTCTGGCCCGACAG TTCTCCCTGGAGTCAGGTTCTTCAGCCAAGTCAAGCTCGTCCTTGGTGCGGGGTGTTCGTCTCTCCTCCAGtggccctcccttgctcgctGGCCTTGTGAGTCTAGACCTACCTCTCGACCCGCTGTGGGAGTTCCCCCGGGACAG GTTGGTGCTTGGGAAGCCCCTGGGTGAGGGCTGCTTCGGGCAGGTGGTGCGTGCAGAGGCCTTCGGCATGGACCCCGCCCGGCCTGACCAAGCCAGCACAGTGGCTGTCAAGATGCTCAAGG ACAATGCCTCCGACAAGGACTTGGCAGACCTGGTCTCTGAGATGGAGGTGATGAAGCTGATCGGCCGACATAAGAACATTATCAACCTGTTGGGTGTCTGTACTCAGGAAG GGCCTCTGTATGTGATTGTGGAGTGTGCCGCCAAGGGAAACCTGCGGGAGTTCCTGCGGGCCCGGCGTCCCCCAGGCCCCGACCTCAGCCCTGATGGGCCAAGGAGCAGCGAAGGGCCGCTTTCCTTCCCTGCTCTGGTTTCCTGTGCCTACCAGGTGGCCAGAGGCATGCAGTATCTGGAGTCAAGGAAG TGCATCCACCGGGACCTGGCTGCCCGAAACGTACTGGTGACAGAGGACAATGTGATGAAGATAGCAGACTTTGGGCTGGCCCGTGGCGTCCACCACATTGACTACTACAAGAAAACCAGCAAC GGCCGCCTGCCTGTAAAGTGGATGGCACCCGAGGCCTTGTTTGACCGAGTCTATACACACCAGAGTGACGT GTGGTCGTTTGGGATCCTGCTGTGGGAGATCTTCACTCTCGGGGGTTCCCCATACCCCGGCATCCCTGTGGAGGAGCTGTTCTCACTTCTGCGGGAAGGGCATCGGATGGACCGGCCCCCAAACTgtcctccagagct GTATGGGCTGATGCGTGAATGCTGGCATGCAGCACCTTCTCAGAGGCCTACTTTCAAGCAGCTGGTGGAGGCACTGGACAAGGTCCTGCTGGCCGTCTCCGAGGAG TACCTGGACCTCCGCCTGACCTTTGGACCCTACTCCCCTGCTGGAGGGGATGCCAGCAGCACCTGCTCCTCCAACGACTCTGTCTTCTGCCATGACCCCCTGCCACTGGGGCCcagctccttctccttccctggaGTGCAGACATGA
- the FGFR4 gene encoding fibroblast growth factor receptor 4 isoform X7 gives MEKKLHAVPAGNTVKFRCPAAGNPMPTIRWLKDGKDFHGEHRIGGIRLRHQHWSLVMESVVPSDRGTYTCLVENSMGSIRYSYLLDVLERSPHRPILQAGLPANTTAVVGSDVELLCKVYSDAQPHIQWLKHIVINGSSFGADGFPYVQVLKTADINSSEVEVLYLRNVSAEDAGEYTCLAGNSIGLSYQSAWLTVLPEEDLTWTAPAPEARYTDIILYVSGSLALVVLLLLAGLYRGQILISRHPRRPATVQKLSRFPLARQFSLESGSSAKSSSSLVRGVRLSSSGPPLLAGLVSLDLPLDPLWEFPRDRLVLGKPLGEGCFGQVVRAEAFGMDPARPDQASTVAVKMLKDNASDKDLADLVSEMEVMKLIGRHKNIINLLGVCTQEGPLYVIVECAAKGNLREFLRARRPPGPDLSPDGPRSSEGPLSFPALVSCAYQVARGMQYLESRKCIHRDLAARNVLVTEDNVMKIADFGLARGVHHIDYYKKTSNGRLPVKWMAPEALFDRVYTHQSDVWSFGILLWEIFTLGGSPYPGIPVEELFSLLREGHRMDRPPNCPPELYGLMRECWHAAPSQRPTFKQLVEALDKVLLAVSEEYLDLRLTFGPYSPAGGDASSTCSSNDSVFCHDPLPLGPSSFSFPGVQT, from the exons ATGGAGAAGAAACTGCATGCAGTGCCTGCTGGGAACACTGTAAAGTTCCGCTGTCCAGCTGCAGGCAACCCCATGCCCACCATCCGCTGGCTCAAGGATGGAAAGGATTTCCACGGGGAGCATCGCATTGGAGGCATTCGG CTGCGCCACCAGCACTGGAGCCTGGTGATGGAAAGTGTGGTGCCCTCGGACCGTGGCACATACACTTGCCTCGTGGAGAACTCTATGGGCAGCATCCGCTACAGCTATCTGCTGGATGTGCTGG AGCGGTCCCCGCACCGGCCCATCCTGCAGGCGGGGCTCCCAGCCAACACCACAGCTGTGGTAGGCAGCGACGTAGAGCTGCTGTGCAAGGTATACAGCGACGCCCAACCCCACATCCAGTGGCTGAAGCACATCGTCATCAATGGCAGCAGTTTCGGTGCCGACGGCTTCCCCTACGTGCAAGTCCTGAAG ACAGCAGACATCAATAGCTCAGAGGTGGAGGTCCTATACCTTCGGAACGTGTCAGCCGAGGACGCAGGCGAATACACCTGCCTGGCAGGCAACTCCATTGGCCTCTCCTACCAGTCAGCCTGGCTCACGGTGCTGCCAG AGGAGGACCTCACATGGACAGCACCAGCACCTGAAGCCAGGTACACGGACATCATCCTGTACGTGTCAGGCTCTCTGGCATTGGTTGTCCTCCTGCTGCTGGCCGGGCTATATCGAGGGCAGATACTCATCAGCCGGCACCCTAGGCGGCCCGCCACTGTGCAGAAGCTGTCCCGCTTCCCTCTGGCCCGACAG TTCTCCCTGGAGTCAGGTTCTTCAGCCAAGTCAAGCTCGTCCTTGGTGCGGGGTGTTCGTCTCTCCTCCAGtggccctcccttgctcgctGGCCTTGTGAGTCTAGACCTACCTCTCGACCCGCTGTGGGAGTTCCCCCGGGACAG GTTGGTGCTTGGGAAGCCCCTGGGTGAGGGCTGCTTCGGGCAGGTGGTGCGTGCAGAGGCCTTCGGCATGGACCCCGCCCGGCCTGACCAAGCCAGCACAGTGGCTGTCAAGATGCTCAAGG ACAATGCCTCCGACAAGGACTTGGCAGACCTGGTCTCTGAGATGGAGGTGATGAAGCTGATCGGCCGACATAAGAACATTATCAACCTGTTGGGTGTCTGTACTCAGGAAG GGCCTCTGTATGTGATTGTGGAGTGTGCCGCCAAGGGAAACCTGCGGGAGTTCCTGCGGGCCCGGCGTCCCCCAGGCCCCGACCTCAGCCCTGATGGGCCAAGGAGCAGCGAAGGGCCGCTTTCCTTCCCTGCTCTGGTTTCCTGTGCCTACCAGGTGGCCAGAGGCATGCAGTATCTGGAGTCAAGGAAG TGCATCCACCGGGACCTGGCTGCCCGAAACGTACTGGTGACAGAGGACAATGTGATGAAGATAGCAGACTTTGGGCTGGCCCGTGGCGTCCACCACATTGACTACTACAAGAAAACCAGCAAC GGCCGCCTGCCTGTAAAGTGGATGGCACCCGAGGCCTTGTTTGACCGAGTCTATACACACCAGAGTGACGT GTGGTCGTTTGGGATCCTGCTGTGGGAGATCTTCACTCTCGGGGGTTCCCCATACCCCGGCATCCCTGTGGAGGAGCTGTTCTCACTTCTGCGGGAAGGGCATCGGATGGACCGGCCCCCAAACTgtcctccagagct GTATGGGCTGATGCGTGAATGCTGGCATGCAGCACCTTCTCAGAGGCCTACTTTCAAGCAGCTGGTGGAGGCACTGGACAAGGTCCTGCTGGCCGTCTCCGAGGAG TACCTGGACCTCCGCCTGACCTTTGGACCCTACTCCCCTGCTGGAGGGGATGCCAGCAGCACCTGCTCCTCCAACGACTCTGTCTTCTGCCATGACCCCCTGCCACTGGGGCCcagctccttctccttccctggaGTGCAGACATGA
- the FGFR4 gene encoding fibroblast growth factor receptor 4 isoform X6 — protein sequence MLVLHNVTLVVDDSLTSSNGNKDPKAHGNPSNGHIYPQQAPYWTHPQRMEKKLHAVPAGNTVKFRCPAAGNPMPTIRWLKDGKDFHGEHRIGGIRLRHQHWSLVMESVVPSDRGTYTCLVENSMGSIRYSYLLDVLERSPHRPILQAGLPANTTAVVGSDVELLCKVYSDAQPHIQWLKHIVINGSSFGADGFPYVQVLKTADINSSEVEVLYLRNVSAEDAGEYTCLAGNSIGLSYQSAWLTVLPEEDLTWTAPAPEARYTDIILYVSGSLALVVLLLLAGLYRGQILISRHPRRPATVQKLSRFPLARQFSLESGSSAKSSSSLVRGVRLSSSGPPLLAGLVSLDLPLDPLWEFPRDRLVLGKPLGEGCFGQVVRAEAFGMDPARPDQASTVAVKMLKDNASDKDLADLVSEMEVMKLIGRHKNIINLLGVCTQEGPLYVIVECAAKGNLREFLRARRPPGPDLSPDGPRSSEGPLSFPALVSCAYQVARGMQYLESRKCIHRDLAARNVLVTEDNVMKIADFGLARGVHHIDYYKKTSNGRLPVKWMAPEALFDRVYTHQSDVWSFGILLWEIFTLGGSPYPGIPVEELFSLLREGHRMDRPPNCPPELYGLMRECWHAAPSQRPTFKQLVEALDKVLLAVSEEYLDLRLTFGPYSPAGGDASSTCSSNDSVFCHDPLPLGPSSFSFPGVQT from the exons ATGCTTGTCCTGCACAATGTTACCTTGGTTGTGGATG ACTCCTTGACCTCCAGCAATGGTAATAAGGACCCTAAGGCCCACGGGAACCCCTCGAATGGGCACATTTACCCCCAGCAAG caCCCTACTGGACACACCCTCAGCGCATGGAGAAGAAACTGCATGCAGTGCCTGCTGGGAACACTGTAAAGTTCCGCTGTCCAGCTGCAGGCAACCCCATGCCCACCATCCGCTGGCTCAAGGATGGAAAGGATTTCCACGGGGAGCATCGCATTGGAGGCATTCGG CTGCGCCACCAGCACTGGAGCCTGGTGATGGAAAGTGTGGTGCCCTCGGACCGTGGCACATACACTTGCCTCGTGGAGAACTCTATGGGCAGCATCCGCTACAGCTATCTGCTGGATGTGCTGG AGCGGTCCCCGCACCGGCCCATCCTGCAGGCGGGGCTCCCAGCCAACACCACAGCTGTGGTAGGCAGCGACGTAGAGCTGCTGTGCAAGGTATACAGCGACGCCCAACCCCACATCCAGTGGCTGAAGCACATCGTCATCAATGGCAGCAGTTTCGGTGCCGACGGCTTCCCCTACGTGCAAGTCCTGAAG ACAGCAGACATCAATAGCTCAGAGGTGGAGGTCCTATACCTTCGGAACGTGTCAGCCGAGGACGCAGGCGAATACACCTGCCTGGCAGGCAACTCCATTGGCCTCTCCTACCAGTCAGCCTGGCTCACGGTGCTGCCAG AGGAGGACCTCACATGGACAGCACCAGCACCTGAAGCCAGGTACACGGACATCATCCTGTACGTGTCAGGCTCTCTGGCATTGGTTGTCCTCCTGCTGCTGGCCGGGCTATATCGAGGGCAGATACTCATCAGCCGGCACCCTAGGCGGCCCGCCACTGTGCAGAAGCTGTCCCGCTTCCCTCTGGCCCGACAG TTCTCCCTGGAGTCAGGTTCTTCAGCCAAGTCAAGCTCGTCCTTGGTGCGGGGTGTTCGTCTCTCCTCCAGtggccctcccttgctcgctGGCCTTGTGAGTCTAGACCTACCTCTCGACCCGCTGTGGGAGTTCCCCCGGGACAG GTTGGTGCTTGGGAAGCCCCTGGGTGAGGGCTGCTTCGGGCAGGTGGTGCGTGCAGAGGCCTTCGGCATGGACCCCGCCCGGCCTGACCAAGCCAGCACAGTGGCTGTCAAGATGCTCAAGG ACAATGCCTCCGACAAGGACTTGGCAGACCTGGTCTCTGAGATGGAGGTGATGAAGCTGATCGGCCGACATAAGAACATTATCAACCTGTTGGGTGTCTGTACTCAGGAAG GGCCTCTGTATGTGATTGTGGAGTGTGCCGCCAAGGGAAACCTGCGGGAGTTCCTGCGGGCCCGGCGTCCCCCAGGCCCCGACCTCAGCCCTGATGGGCCAAGGAGCAGCGAAGGGCCGCTTTCCTTCCCTGCTCTGGTTTCCTGTGCCTACCAGGTGGCCAGAGGCATGCAGTATCTGGAGTCAAGGAAG TGCATCCACCGGGACCTGGCTGCCCGAAACGTACTGGTGACAGAGGACAATGTGATGAAGATAGCAGACTTTGGGCTGGCCCGTGGCGTCCACCACATTGACTACTACAAGAAAACCAGCAAC GGCCGCCTGCCTGTAAAGTGGATGGCACCCGAGGCCTTGTTTGACCGAGTCTATACACACCAGAGTGACGT GTGGTCGTTTGGGATCCTGCTGTGGGAGATCTTCACTCTCGGGGGTTCCCCATACCCCGGCATCCCTGTGGAGGAGCTGTTCTCACTTCTGCGGGAAGGGCATCGGATGGACCGGCCCCCAAACTgtcctccagagct GTATGGGCTGATGCGTGAATGCTGGCATGCAGCACCTTCTCAGAGGCCTACTTTCAAGCAGCTGGTGGAGGCACTGGACAAGGTCCTGCTGGCCGTCTCCGAGGAG TACCTGGACCTCCGCCTGACCTTTGGACCCTACTCCCCTGCTGGAGGGGATGCCAGCAGCACCTGCTCCTCCAACGACTCTGTCTTCTGCCATGACCCCCTGCCACTGGGGCCcagctccttctccttccctggaGTGCAGACATGA